The segment ATTGTCTTAAAAGAAATAGAGAACCTCAAAACCCTTGGCGTTAGAATTGAAACCAATAAGATAATCGGCAAGACACACACAATTGAAGATTTAATGCACAAACACCACTTTGACGCCGTATTTATTGGAACCGGCGCCGGCTATCCACAGAGCCCCGGCATAAAGGGTGAATTCTTAAACGGCGTTATGAGCGCCAATGAGTTTTTAACACGTGTTAATCTCATGCACGGCTATGATTTTCCTAATCACGCAACTCCGGTCGGCATCGGGCACAACATAGCCGTAATTGGCTGTGGTAACACTGCAATGGACGCCGCAAGGGTCGCTCTCAGGCTTAACACTAAAAATGTCTATATTGTTTACAGGAGAACGGTTAATGAAAGCCCTGCCCGTAAGGAAGAGATTAAACATGCCATGGAAGAGGGCATTCAATTTATATGGTTAACCGCCCCCGTTGAAATCACAGGCACCCCGGATGGCTGGATTAAGGGAATGCAGTGCATTAAACTTACACAAGGACAACCCGACAACAAAGGCCGCCTCACTGTAAGCCCTATAGAAGGCTCAGAGTTCACCCTCGATGTTGACACTGTCATATATGCTCTCGGTACAATGGCTAATCCCATTATCGGAAAAACCACCCCGCACCTAAAACTCGATAAAAACGGCTACATCCCCGTAGATGACGATACCCAAATGACCTCCATCCCGGGCGTCTTTGCCGGTGGCGATATATCTAAAAGCTCATGGGCGTTTACTACCGTCATCCACGCTATGAGCAAAGGCCGCCGTGCCGCTAAAGGTATTATAGATTTTGTAAATGAAGGGGAAAAAAAGGACAAGTAAGGTGATTTATACCAAATTGCATTATTTCTGAAAAAGTCTGATCTCTACAGTGTCGCC is part of the Nitrospirae bacterium YQR-1 genome and harbors:
- the gltA gene encoding NADPH-dependent glutamate synthase yields the protein MNTINPHRTEAGHQDAKVRRKNFLEVVTGYDEKAAHSEANRCLQCKKPACITGCPVNINIKGFINAVTKHRYEVAYRIITEANLFPSICGRVCPQEVQCEAKCLVGKKHAPVAIGTLERFVGDIAMKNDWKDNSEIKRIGKRAAIIGSGPSGLACASDLAKAGFEVVIFEALHLPGGVLMYGIPEFRLPKGIVLKEIENLKTLGVRIETNKIIGKTHTIEDLMHKHHFDAVFIGTGAGYPQSPGIKGEFLNGVMSANEFLTRVNLMHGYDFPNHATPVGIGHNIAVIGCGNTAMDAARVALRLNTKNVYIVYRRTVNESPARKEEIKHAMEEGIQFIWLTAPVEITGTPDGWIKGMQCIKLTQGQPDNKGRLTVSPIEGSEFTLDVDTVIYALGTMANPIIGKTTPHLKLDKNGYIPVDDDTQMTSIPGVFAGGDISKSSWAFTTVIHAMSKGRRAAKGIIDFVNEGEKKDK